A genomic window from Glycine max cultivar Williams 82 chromosome 17, Glycine_max_v4.0, whole genome shotgun sequence includes:
- the LOC100800387 gene encoding germin-like protein precursor codes for MILIISLIFSLLSFSHASVLDFCVADYAGPIGPAGYSCKKPSKVTADDFAYSGLGIAGNTSNIIKAAVTPAFDAQFAGLNGLGISAARLDLAAGGVIPLHTHPGASELLVVIEGSILAGFISSANIVYLKTLKKGDVMAFPQGLLHFQINAGKSSALAIVSFSSSNPGLQILDFALFKSSFPTPLIVQTTFLDAALVKKLKGVLGGSG; via the coding sequence ATGATTCTCATTATCTCcctcattttttctcttctctctttctcccaTGCTTCTGTCCTAGATTTCTGTGTTGCAGATTATGCAGGTCCTATTGGACCTGCAGGATATTCCTGCAAGAAGCCTTCAAAGGTCACAGCAGATGATTTTGCTTACAGTGGCCTTGGCATTGCTGGTAACACCTCAAACATTATCAAAGCTGCAGTGACCCCTGCATTTGATGCTCAGTTTGCTGGTCTCAACGGTCTTGGCATTTCCGCAGCACGTTTGGACTTAGCAGCAGGTGGAGTTATACCACTTCACACTCATCCTGGAGCTTCAGAATTACTTGTTGTAATTGAAGGGAGCATCCTAGCTGGATTCATTTCTTCTGCCAACATTGTCTACCTCAAAACTCTTAAGAAGGGGGATGTTATGGCATTCCCTCAAGGCTTGCTTCATTTCCAAATCAATGCAGGCAAATCTTCAGCCCTGGCAATTGTAAGCTTCAGTAGCTCCAATCCTGGTCTACAAATTCTGGACTTCGCTTTGTTCAAAAGTAGTTTCCCCACACCATTGATAGTACAAACCACTTTCCTTGATGCTGCTCTGGTGAAGAAGCTTAAGGGTGTACTTGGAGGCTCAGGCTAA